One part of the Vicia villosa cultivar HV-30 ecotype Madison, WI linkage group LG6, Vvil1.0, whole genome shotgun sequence genome encodes these proteins:
- the LOC131613240 gene encoding uncharacterized protein LOC131613240, whose product MKDIKEDLVKNLWGDDEVDFSFSASVGLSGGLLSIWRTQTVTVEASFSGPGFLGSKVLWKGEYYYIFNIYSDCAWSQKRLLWARLIEWKNKYQDGEWIMAGDFNAIKKRSERCGISSRICNSEWRDFSDFIDDAGLADVPCKGKRFIWFSGDGKIKSRIDRFLISNKVIMSWGVVGQWIGMRYISDHCPVWLMVDKEDWGPKPFKFNNEWFSDKSFFDFVKKES is encoded by the coding sequence ATGAAAGACATTAAGGAGGATCTGGTTAAAAATTTGTGGGGGGATGATGAAGTGGACTTTTCTTTTTCTGCTTCGGTAGGTCTTTCTGGTGGTTTATTGTCAATATGGAGGACTCAGACTGTTACTGTCGAGGCCAGCTTCTCAGGGCCGGGTTTCTTAGGTTCAAAGGTTTTATGGAAGGGAGAATACTACTACATTTTCAATATCTATTCAGATTGTGCTTGGTCTCAAAAACGTCTTTTATGGGCTCGTTTGATTGAGTGGAAAAACAAGTATCAAGATGGGGAATGGATAATGGCGGGAGATTTCAACGCGATTAAAAAAAGGAGCGAGAGATGTGGCATTTCATCTAGAATTTGCAATTCCGAATGGAGAGATTTCTCGGATTTCATCGACGACGCGGGGCTTGCAGATGTGCCTTGTAAAGGCAAACGATTCATATGGTTTAGTGGAGATGGAAAAATAAAGAGTAGAATAGATAGATTTCTAATTTCTAACAAGGTCATCATGTCTTGGGGGGTGGTGGGACAATGGATAGGAATGAGATATATTTCCGATCATTGTCCGGTTTGGTTGATGGTAGACAAGGAGGATTGGGGCCCAAAACCTTTCAAGTTCAACAATGAATGGTTTAGTGACAAAAGTTTTTTTGATTTTGTTAAGAAGGAGTCATAG